The following coding sequences are from one Hydra vulgaris chromosome 04, alternate assembly HydraT2T_AEP window:
- the LOC136079744 gene encoding uncharacterized protein LOC136079744, which yields MMDGWTDKCNRLPYFGIRLSVVHDWRFKIFTLAVQPVESHTSEQLYRFVKTVLKEFLPQDKHFLLFNITDGAANMKKLSKLLGHERITCTAHGIHLLLTSDSLKKIPELTLLVSKCKELIKALHFKGYMLSNEIETAKDEELFKRITTHVDEQIADEEDPILDFEIETENVSILPQTQLTKSVSQADESSLEEYSEEYSLLDFDIQAKNDVIKSHEHSSLKNSVPTRWNSTLEMIESILDLKTHVDTVLKKIGKYDLYFLPEDLELLQELRNFLSPFRELTLLVSEGTPNLSCLPLMVTKIKNCCIIQVTDSSAIKQYKKLVRKCIEKRLVVTNLVELVCCFDPAIRDVVLTKEKCEILLKNSYDKIKTSLFGSNILPQIGTDKKINFSASYIDNNQNSKTSNAAQDFKKLRLTLLQETAKTSLNSGAILENSNGLQAEINLYLTICDNQSPALLFWKKKNAEKFPILASMVEDNFIFDIKLILVTKITANINFFLKFNVAYFT from the coding sequence ATGATGGATGGTTGGACTGACAAGTGTAATCGTTTACCTTATTTTGGAATTCGTTTAAGTGTTGTGCATGATTggagatttaaaattttcacattgGCTGTTCAGCCAGTGGAGTCGCACACTTCTGAGCAGCTTTATCGAtttgttaaaactgttttaaaagaatttttaccTCAagataagcattttttattatttaacataactGATGGTGCAgctaatatgaaaaaattatcaaagctATTAGGCCATGAACGTATAACATGCACCGCTCATGGAATTCATCTGCTTTTAACCTCGgatagcttaaaaaaaattccagaatTAACTTTACTAGTAAGCAAATGCAAAGAACTAATAAAAGCTTTACATTTTAAGGGATATATGCTATCGAATGAAATTGAAACTGCGAAAGACGAGGAGTTGTTCAAAAGAATTACAACTCATGTTGACGAGCAAATAGCTGATGAAGAGGATCCAATTCTggattttgaaattgaaactgaaaatgTAAGCATTCTTCCACAAACACAGCTAACTAAATCTGTTAGTCAAGCTGATGAGAGTTCACTTGAAGAGTATTCTGAAGAGTATTCACTTCTAGATTTTGACATACAAGCTAAAAATGATGTCATAAAAAGTCATGAGCacagttctttaaaaaatagtgtCCCAACAAGATGGAATAGTACCTTGGAAATGATTGAATCTATCTTAGATCTAAAAACTCATGTTGATacagtgttaaaaaaaattggaaagtatgatttatattttcttcCTGAAGATTTAGAACTTCTGCAAGAACTGCGCAATTTTTTATCTCCATTTCGAGAACTGACTCTACTTGTTAGCGAGGGAACACCAAATTTGTCTTGCCTTCCACTCATggtaactaaaattaaaaattgttgcaTTATTCAAGTCACAGATTCTTCTGcgataaaacaatataaaaagttagttaGAAAATGCATTGAGAAACGGTTAGTTGTTACTAATTTAGTTGAATTAGTGTGTTGTTTTGATCCAGCAATTCGTGATGTTGTTTTGACGAAGGAAAAATgtgaaattttgttaaaaaacagctatgacaaaataaaaacttctttatttgGTTCAAACATTTTACCACAAATAGGAACCGATAAAAAGATTAACTTCTCTGCGTCATACATTGACAATAATCAAAATAGTAAAACCTCAAACGCAGCTcaggattttaaaaaacttagacTGACTTTATTACAGGAAACTGCAAAAACTTCACTAAACTCTGGAGCAATATTAGAGAATAGCAATGGGTTGCAAGCTGAAATAAATCTTTATCTTACCATTTGTGATAATCAATCACCAGCCTTGctgttttggaaaaaaaaaaatgcagaaaagtTCCCTATTCTAGCATCCATGGTagaagataattttatttttgacattaaattaATACTAGTGACAAAAATAACAgcaaacattaatttttttctgaagttTAATGTTGCTTATTTTACATAG
- the LOC136079745 gene encoding uncharacterized protein LOC136079745, which translates to MSILCLKYFKKKHLVAKNMSEQEVVIENVCKVNDVKCGPYPRFNKKRLFKIQDLTLDVKAHFVKIKVLKAHHETEWTEKSLIENRGCISLSDNDYICPYHRFNFGIGWVPPRRCCHPMHELSVGKKSPSVRSVSINMSINVSKYYNKNVPVGSVFCHNHLKSERILIQTKTSTATNKELVEDTTDFDFEPKEILLSGEKVEGATSTGNNLSEALHISPFQFQIKNKMIADLSNGTKNNLRRKFERAKVQLAKRFAEAVAPDQSEDFISIVLNRSSETSDNDAVPDDLKKFVKIYEESDSMGKHIVLCLIEHEKFTKKLLMKVFGCSKYKIDQARKMKNANIGITIPVEKEITRNRLDQKKAEHFLDFIFNSNLLQDVAYGVTKIKFDSNDVCKISRAVLTAKMSHTIAFYNEVCRSENYSPLSESSLWRILHAVKPSQQKCLAGLDDITAAAMNGFSMLQDLSLKYQNRELSNLFERSKRYYKTNFQFNCSATYPNSISHCPIFALSDITDKQLQQISIAPNDKICYECENLNKSLVEIKRLASSNSADEDTIYDIEIAEKDIIDYKKHLMRDCQQKKAKVFAFENLDEETGFWLKDYCQKVLPSKFREGQKEYFGKKGMSLHVDIFFTKKNNILHKKVYFTALYRCEQGLSETLSIAQLVLPKFKHDHSGVNKLFAKSDNASSYHGNFIMEALFMLCKNNQIQLKRYDYNEPCRGKDQCDREAAGAKSLIRSFVDAGNDLMCAEDIYTALHYGHGLKNSAVGVATIKGKSKLSGTKIAKISQYHSFEFFHNYMTMWRYYAVGDGVKQEYSNVNFDLQMFLTHPYSDTEKKTRVFKSNMKEKFREDRLLNLFHFCTEPFCNGSFHTSEELEEHMMLGRHIISTLKSGMDNVRQSFIMKMQVQSNLHSYKPNSQQEVVEEECSDISKYVKGWALPTRSTFRYSMRQKDVLYKLFMEGEVSGKKFSPEQVHLLIRKELQVSEYVTTQQIRSLFSRWSRLKKDKRLNEPIDVGSANADNEEEETADQDLEELENEEFEKEFISIAIDLSSAWHENDWIVVIYMGNWYPGIVNEVLSDGYNVSCMKYASAVKNLFKWPAFPDVIKYKDSEIICGILPPLPLKQSGDYKLRDDQFEKAQKAFQATMH; encoded by the exons ATGAGCATTTTATGCttaaagtactttaaaaaaaaacacttagtTGCAAAAAATATGTCAGAGCAAGAGGTTgttattgaaaatgtttgcaAAGTTAATGATGTCAAGTGTGGACCATATCCtcgtttcaataaaaaaaggttattcaAGATACAAGATCTGACTTTGGATGTCAAAGCAcactttgtaaaaattaaa gttttaaagGCGCACCACGAGACAGAATGGACAGAAAAGTCTCTTATAGAAAACCGAGGGTGCATATCACTTTCTGATAACGACTATATTTGTCCTTACCATAGATTTAACTTTG GTATTGGCTGGGTTCCTCCAAGAAGATGCTGTCATCCAATGCATGAACTAAGTGTTGGTAAAAAATCACCATCTGTAAGAAGTGTTTCAATAAATATGTcaataaatgtttcaaaatattacaacaaaaatgttCCTGTAGGTTCCGTATTTTGTCACAATCACCTTAAGTCGGAGCGCATTCTTATTCAAACTAAAACAAGTACTGCCACTAACAAAGAGTTAGTTGAGGACACAACTGATTTTGATTTTGAGCCTAAAGAAATTTTACTTTCTGGAGAAAAGGTTGAAGGTGCTACATCTACTGGTAACAACCTATCAGAAGCACTCCACATCAGCCCTTTTCAGTTTcagataaagaataaaatgaTAGCTGATCTCAGCAATGGAACCAAAAATAATTTACGAAGAAAATTTGAAAGAGCCAAGGTACAGCTTGCAAAGAGGTTTGCTGAAGCTGTTGCCCCAGATCAGAGTGAAGACTTTAtctcaattgttttaaatagatCTTCGGAAACTTCAGACAATGATGCAGTACCTGatgatctaaaaaaatttgttaaaatttatgaagAAAGTGACTCTATGGGTAAACATATTGTTCTGTGTTTAATTGAACATGAAAAATTTACTAAGAAGTTACTTATGAAAGTTTTTGGGTGCTCCAAATACAAGATAGACCAGGCACGAAAAATGAAGAATGCTAACATAGGTATAACTATTCCTGTCGAAAAAGAAATTACGCGAAATCGACTAGACCAGAAAAAAGCTGAACATTTTCTCGATTTCATATTTAACAGCAACCTTCTTCAAGATGTTGCATATGGAgtcacaaaaattaaatttgactcAAATGATGTATGTAAAATATCTCGTGCAGTTTTGACAGCTAAAATGAGTCATACAATTGCATTTTATAATGAAGTTTGCAGAAGTGAGAACTACTCTCCTTTATCGGAAAGCAGTTTGTGGCGAATACTTCATGCTGTTAAACCATCTCAACAAAAATGTTTAGCGGGACTGGATGATATTACTGCTGCAGCTATGAATGGTTTCTCTATGTTGCAAGATTTATCTTTAAAGTACCAGAATAGAGAGCTGAGTAATTTATTTGAACGCAGCAAACGATATTACAAAACTAATTTCCAGTTTAACTGCAGTGCGACCTACCCTAATTCTATCTCCCACTGCCCAATATTTGCTTTGAGTGATATAACCGACAAGCAATTGCAACAGATTTCAATAGCACCTAATGATAAGATTTGTTATGAgtgtgaaaatttaaacaaatccTTAGTTGAGATAAAAAGATTAGCATCAAGTAATTCAGCCGACGAGGATACTATTTATGATATTGAAATTGCTGAAAAAGACATCattgattataaaaaacatttaatgcgTGATTGTCAACAGAAAAAAGCCaaagtttttgcttttgaaaatcTTGATGAAGAAACTGGATTTTGGTTGAAAGACTATTGCCAAAAAGTTCTACCATCCAAATTCAGGGAAGgtcaaaaagaatattttggaaaaaaggGGATGTCACTGCATGTAGACATTTTCTTcactaagaaaaataatattttacataaaaaggTCTATTTTACAGCTCTTTATAGGTGTGAGCAAGGTTTATCGGAAACACTATCAATTGCCCAATTAGTTCTTCCGAAGTTTAAGCATGACCATTCTGGTGTTAATAAACTCTTTGCAAAATCCGACAATGCTTCATCGTACCATGGCAACTTTATAATGGAAGCTCTTTTTATGTTGTGCAAAAATAACCAAATACAGCTTAAGCGCTACGATTACAACGAACCTTGTCGTGGCAAGGATCAGTGCGACAGAGAAGCTGCCGGAGCAAAGTCATTGATTCGTAGCTTTGTTGACGCTGGTAACGATTTGATGTGTGCAGAAGACATTTATACTGCTTTACATTACGGACATGGGCTGAAAAATTCTGCTGTTGGTGTTGCCACTATAAAGGGAAAAAGCAAGTTGAGCGGAAcaaaaatagctaaaataagTCAGTATCATTCGTTTGAGTTCTTTCATAATTATATGACAATGTGGCGATACTATGCAGTTGGCGATGGAGTTAAACAAGAATATTCCAATGTCAATTTTGATCTGCAGATGTTTTTAACACACCCATATAGTGATACTGAAAAGAAAACAAgagtttttaaaagcaatatgaaagaaaagtttcgcgAAGATAGATtactaaatttgtttcacttttGCACTGAGCCATTTTGTAATGGATCATTCCATACATCAGAAGAACTAGAAGAACACATGATGTTGGGAAGACACATTATTAGCACTTTAAAATCAGGAATGGATAACGTGAGACAGAGTTTCATAATGAAGATGCAAGTTCAGTCAAACTTACATAGTTATAAACCAAACTCACAACAGGAGGTAGTTGAAGAAGAATGTTCTGACATTAGCAAATATGTTAAAGGTTGGGCTTTACCTACACGCAGTACCTTCCGGTATAGTATGAGACAAAAAGATGTATTATATAAACTCTTTATGGAAGGTGAAGTATCTGGAAAAAAGTTTAGTCCAGAGCAGGTGCACCTTTTGATAAGAAAAGAGCTTCAAGTCTCAGAATACGTAACAACTCAGCAAATAAGATCACTATTTTCACGTTGGAGCAGgctaaaaaaagacaaaagattAAATGAACCAATTGATGTTGGTAGTGCTAATGCGGATAACGAAGAAGAAGAGACAGCAGATCaag ATCTAGAAGAATTAGAAAATGAAGAATTTGAAAAGGAATTTATAAGCATTGCCATTGATTTATCTAGTGCATGGCATGAAAACGATTGgattgttgttatttatatgGGCAATTGGTATCCTGGGATTGTAAATGAG GTTCTCAGTGATGGTTACAATGTGAGCTGTATGAAGTATGCTTCTGCAGTCAAGAACCTTTTTAAGTGGCCAGCTTTTCCTGATGTTATAAAGTACAAAGACAGTGAAATCATTTGTGGAATTCTACCACCTTTACCGTTAAAACAGTCTGGAGACTATAAGCTTAGGGATGATCAATTTGAAAAAGCCCAAAAAGCATTTCAAGCAACAATGCATTAA